The sequence GGTGCAGGAGCGGGCGTCACGGTCGGGCCGCCACCGCTCGAACTGCACCGTGTGGCGGAAGCGGGCGCCCTCGAGCTGGTCGTAGCGGACCTCGAGCACCCGCTCGGGGCGCAGCCTCACGAACGAGACGTCCTTGCTGCCGCTGAACCGTGACCGCTCGCCTTCTGCGGTCAGCGCTTCGCCGCTGTCGTCGCGCTCGACGAGGGGAGCGAGCTCCTCGACGAGTTCCTGCCGCCGCACGTCACTCCAGGCGGCCACGCCGCCGACCTGCCGCAGCACCCCGTCGTCGCCGTACAGCCCGACCAGGAGCGATCCGACGCCCGAGCCGGACTTGTGGGTGCGGTAGCCGAGCGCCACCACATCGGCCGTGCGGGCGTGCTTGATCTTGAACAGCGTCCGCTTCCCCGGCGCATACGGCTGGTCGAGGGGCTTGGCGACGACACCGTCGAGTCCTGCTCCTTCGAATTCGGCGAGCCAGCGGACGGCCGCGTCGCGGTCTCGAGTCGTGCGGGTGATGTGCAGCGGATGCTCGACGCCATCCATGAGTGTCTCGAGACGGGACCGGCGGGTCTCGAAGGGCTGCGTCAACAGGTCGTCGTCGCCGAGGGCGAGCAGATCGAAGGCGATGAACATCGCCGGCGTCTCCGCCGCGAGCTTCGCGACGCGTGAGGCCGCCGGGTGGATGCGCTGGCTCAGCGCCTCCCAGTCCAGGCGCTGCGAGCCGAGTGGTCCGGTGGCGACGACGATCTCCCCGTCGAGCAGGCACGGTCCGGGCAGCAGCTCGGGGATCGCCTCGACCAGCTCGGGGAAGTAGCGGGTGAGCGGCTTCGCGCCCCGAGAGCCGATCTCCACGGTCTCGCCGTCCCAGGCCATGAGGCCGCGGAAGCCGTCCCACTTGGGTTCGAACAGGAGCCCACCGGAGGTCTTCGCCGGATCGGGAACCGCCGGCACCGCTTTGGCGAGCATCGGCGCGGGGATCTCGTAGCGCATGCTCCCATCCTGGCCGCGGCATCTCGATTCCGGAACCCCGGCGTCGCCGGCGACCGAGCGTCAGCCGAACACGTCGTCGAGCCCGGCCGGCATCCCCGCGTCGCGCAGCACGGTGCGGGCCGCGTGCCACCCGGCCATGCCGCTCACGGCGGGTCCCGGCGGAGTCGACGCCGACGCCAGATACACCCCGCGCATCGGGGTGCGCCAGGGCACCGGAGACACCACCGGGCGCCGCACCGCCTGCCGGATGTCGAACACGCCGCCGGAGATGTCTCCGCCGATCTCCCCGGGGTTGATGGCCTCCCGAGACGACGCAGGAACCGCGTGATGAGCGAGGATCAAGTCCCGGAAGCCGGGCGCGAAGCGCTCCACCTGCGCCGTGATGAGCTCGGTGGGGTCGAGGTCGGAGCCGTTCGGCACATGGATGTATGCCCACAAGACGGCCTTGCCCTCGGGCGCGCGCGTCGGGTCGAAGACGGAGGGCTGCACGGCGAGCACGTAGGGGCGCGCGCTCACACGACCCGCGGCCACGGCGTTCTCGCTCGCCCACACCTCGTCGCGGGTGCCGCCGAGGTGCAGGGTCACCGCGTTCCGCACCTCCGGGTTCGACCACGGGATGGGGCCGTCGAGCGCGAAGTCCACCTTGGCCGCGGCGGCGCCGTATCGGTAGCCGCGGAGCGCTCTGGCGTATCCGGCCGGCACGTCGGGGTGGGTGAGGGCGAGGCGGGGCGAGGTGTTCAGCAGGAGCACGTCCCCGCGGGAGGGGTCGCCCGCGTCCAGGGTGCGCAAATCGTTCACGCGCGCACCGGTCTCGACCGTTCCCCCGTGCGCTTCGAGGTCGGCCACCAGTGCATCGGCGATGGTCTGCGAACCGCCGCGCGGGTAGGGCCAGCCTCCGGCGTGGGCGAGAGCGGCGAGGAGGAGCCCCGCTGCCGCCCCGGCGAGGGTCGGCTGCGGGGAGTTCGCGTGGGCCACGACTCCCGACATCAGGGCGGCGGCCTCCTCGGCCCGGAACGAGACGCGGGCGAGAGGGGTGCCCTGGTCGAGCATCCGGATCGCGTAGCGCACCGCGGTGACGGGGTCGGCCGGCATCCGGAGGAGTTGATTGCCCGTGAAGTCCGTCACCCCTTCGATGTGCGTGCTGAGCGGACGCAGGCGGGTCAGCCAGGCGTCGCGGTCGGGTCCGAGGGCGGCGGCGGTGCGCTCGATGTCCCGCCAGGCGACGGCCGCGCGGCCGCCGTCGAGGGGGTGGGCGAACGAGATGTCGGGGCGGATCCATTCGATGCGCTCGTCGAGCCGGAAGGCGTGGAAGAACGGCGAGGATACCGCCGCCGGATGCACGGCGGAGCACACGTCGTGGCGGAAGCCCGGAAGCGTCCCTTCTCGGGTGCGCAGCCCGCCGCCGATCGTGTCAGCGGCCTCGAGAACGCGGACCTCATAGCCGGTGCGGGCGAGCGCCACCCCGGCGGCGAGGCCGTTGGGTCCGGATCCGATGATCGTCGCGCGTGCCATGCGGCCAGTCTCGCACGGGCAGCGTGGTCGAAAGAGGGGGTTGCGGCGTGCGATCCTGGAACAAATGAAAGAAGTACAAGGGCCGACCCCCGCAGGCACCTCCCGTCCATACCGTTCGCTCCAGGAAGCGCTGCGCGCGCACCGCATCGACCCGTCGAACCACGCGTTCATCGCGGAGATCACCCAGACGATCGGAATCAGCTCGTTCATCGACCGTGGTCGCTACATCGAGGCCATCCGTCGCGGTGAGGGCGCCGCGCTGCACATCGGACGCACCTACACGAACGGTTTCACCGAGGACGAACGGCTCGTCGTCGGGTCCACTCCGCTTCGTCTGCAGCCGAGCGAGGGTCGCGCGCCCTACTTCTACGTCAGCCACCCGAGCGAGTTCATCCCGCTGACCCCGCCGCGCGCTGCCAAGCGCACCACGACTCCTCGTGTCTCCGCTCCGCGTGCCGAGAAGGCACCCAAGCCGGTGGAGGAGCGGGACTACGGCGTGTGCGACGTGTGCTTCATGGTGAAGACCCCGTCCGGCGGCTGCGGCTGCGACTGACGGTGAGCGTCGACGCGCACCGTCCGCTCGAGCGACCGGTGATCCGCGTAGCCGATCTGACCGGCCCCGATGCGATCGAGGTCGGTTCCGCGGTGCGGGCCTATCTGCTGCAGACCGAGCTCGAGAAGCACCAGCAGGAACGGACCGTTCCGGATCCTGCGGCCCCGCTCCCGGAACGCTATCGCCGCGAGGTGGAGACCCCGGCCGCCGCGTATGCCGGGCATCGGGTTCTGCTCGCGCAGCTTGAGGAACGCGTCGTCGGTGTGGTCGTGCTCTCGGAACGAGAGGGGATCGCGGAGATCAAACGTCTCTGGGCGGTTCCTGCCGCCCGCGGCCGCGGTGTGGGGTCGGCGTTGCTCGACGGCGCCGTGCACGCGGCGGCCGCGTCAGGTGCGACTGAAGTTCGACTGTCCGTCTGGGACTGGCGACAGGGAGCTCTGCGTCTCTACGAATCGCGGGGCTTCGAGCGCGTGCCCTCCTGGGACGACCGGGAGCGGCTCGTGTGCCTCGTGCGTCCGGTCTGACGAGAACGCTCGCCGACCGAGGTCTCAGGCGAACGCGCTCATCCCGGTGATGTCACGCCCGAGCAGCAGCGCCTGGACGCTCTCCGTGCCCTCGTAGGTGTGGATGGCCTCGATGTCGGCCATGTGCTGGATGACGCCGTTCTCGAGCAGGATGCCGTTGCCGCCGAGCAGGTCGCGGGCGGTGGAGGCGATGCGTCGCGCGGCGCGTGTGTTGTGGAACTTCGCGAGCGACGCCTGGGTCGGCCGCAGCTCGCCCGCGGTCTCGAGATCGGCCATCCGCCGGCAATACAGCTGCATGGCGGTGAGATCTTCGAGCATGTGGGTGAGGCGCTCCTGCACCATCTGGAACTTCGCGAGCGGCTTGCCGAACTGCACGCGCTGTGTCGCGTAGGCGAGCGCGGCCTCGTAGCAGGCGGTCGCGTGTCCGAGCGCCGACCAGGCGACGCCGGAGCGGGTCGCGTACAGCACGGTCGAGGCGTCCTTGAAGCTCTTCGTCCCCGGCAGCACGGCGTCGAGCGGCACCCGCACGTCGTCGAGGACGATGTGGGCCTGGTGGATAGCCCGCAGCGAGGCCTTGCCGCGGATCACGCTCCCGGTGTACCCCGGCGTCCCCTGTTCGACGAGGAAGCAGCGGACCGCGCCGTGCTCGTCGGCGCCCTCGTCGTCGACGCGGGCCCAGACGAAAGTGATGCCGCCGGACGCGCCGTTGCCGATCCATTTCTTCGCGCCGCGGATGACCCACGAGTCGCCGTCGCGGCGGGCGACGGTCTCGAGGGAGACGGAGTCCGAGCCGTGGTCGGGCTCGGTCAGCGCGAAGGATCCGAGGACCGAGCCGTCGGCGAGAGCGGTCAGCCACCTCTCCTGCTGTTCCGGGGAGCCGAACAGGGCGAGGGTGCGCAGGGCGAGTCCGCCCTGCACGGCGAGGATCGTGCCCAGCGAACCGTCGCCGCGGGAGATCTCCATGTTGACGAGCCCGGCGGCCAGCGGTGACAGGCTCGTGAGCGAAGGGTGCTGGACGCCGTCGACGACGAGGTCCATCTCGCCCATCCGACGGGCCGCCTCCAGCGGGTACTCCGCACGGTCCCAGGCATCCGCCATCTGCGGGGCGACCTCGTCGACGTAGGACTTCGCCCGGTCCCACGCCTCGCGAT is a genomic window of Microbacterium maritypicum containing:
- a CDS encoding GNAT family N-acetyltransferase; the encoded protein is MSVDAHRPLERPVIRVADLTGPDAIEVGSAVRAYLLQTELEKHQQERTVPDPAAPLPERYRREVETPAAAYAGHRVLLAQLEERVVGVVVLSEREGIAEIKRLWAVPAARGRGVGSALLDGAVHAAAASGATEVRLSVWDWRQGALRLYESRGFERVPSWDDRERLVCLVRPV
- a CDS encoding acyl-CoA dehydrogenase family protein gives rise to the protein MSTAATPFPGERVSSYDITARQDSDYYAAFTDIPAADREAWDRAKSYVDEVAPQMADAWDRAEYPLEAARRMGEMDLVVDGVQHPSLTSLSPLAAGLVNMEISRGDGSLGTILAVQGGLALRTLALFGSPEQQERWLTALADGSVLGSFALTEPDHGSDSVSLETVARRDGDSWVIRGAKKWIGNGASGGITFVWARVDDEGADEHGAVRCFLVEQGTPGYTGSVIRGKASLRAIHQAHIVLDDVRVPLDAVLPGTKSFKDASTVLYATRSGVAWSALGHATACYEAALAYATQRVQFGKPLAKFQMVQERLTHMLEDLTAMQLYCRRMADLETAGELRPTQASLAKFHNTRAARRIASTARDLLGGNGILLENGVIQHMADIEAIHTYEGTESVQALLLGRDITGMSAFA
- a CDS encoding ATP-dependent DNA ligase, whose amino-acid sequence is MRYEIPAPMLAKAVPAVPDPAKTSGGLLFEPKWDGFRGLMAWDGETVEIGSRGAKPLTRYFPELVEAIPELLPGPCLLDGEIVVATGPLGSQRLDWEALSQRIHPAASRVAKLAAETPAMFIAFDLLALGDDDLLTQPFETRRSRLETLMDGVEHPLHITRTTRDRDAAVRWLAEFEGAGLDGVVAKPLDQPYAPGKRTLFKIKHARTADVVALGYRTHKSGSGVGSLLVGLYGDDGVLRQVGGVAAWSDVRRQELVEELAPLVERDDSGEALTAEGERSRFSGSKDVSFVRLRPERVLEVRYDQLEGARFRHTVQFERWRPDRDARSCTYDQLDTVAGYDLADVLR
- a CDS encoding phytoene desaturase family protein is translated as MARATIIGSGPNGLAAGVALARTGYEVRVLEAADTIGGGLRTREGTLPGFRHDVCSAVHPAAVSSPFFHAFRLDERIEWIRPDISFAHPLDGGRAAVAWRDIERTAAALGPDRDAWLTRLRPLSTHIEGVTDFTGNQLLRMPADPVTAVRYAIRMLDQGTPLARVSFRAEEAAALMSGVVAHANSPQPTLAGAAAGLLLAALAHAGGWPYPRGGSQTIADALVADLEAHGGTVETGARVNDLRTLDAGDPSRGDVLLLNTSPRLALTHPDVPAGYARALRGYRYGAAAAKVDFALDGPIPWSNPEVRNAVTLHLGGTRDEVWASENAVAAGRVSARPYVLAVQPSVFDPTRAPEGKAVLWAYIHVPNGSDLDPTELITAQVERFAPGFRDLILAHHAVPASSREAINPGEIGGDISGGVFDIRQAVRRPVVSPVPWRTPMRGVYLASASTPPGPAVSGMAGWHAARTVLRDAGMPAGLDDVFG